The following proteins are encoded in a genomic region of Methanoculleus bourgensis MS2:
- a CDS encoding HAD family hydrolase — protein MSRRRPGVAGVLFDCYGTLIDILTDEHDIRTYRCLSRWLLYQGVRIAPESLRDCYLRRVREAADRTGERYPEVRVEEVFAGICAEHGMWEADFDRLGVEAARAFRAASLRRLGVIGKSRRLLDLFGAKKLGVVSNGQRVFSEREMRALNLYDRFEVVIFSSDLGYKKPDPRIYTAALTRMGLRPPDVLFIGDTCEDDVLAPRRLGMQALHVREAWQRYGA, from the coding sequence ATGTCTCGCCGCAGGCCCGGGGTAGCGGGGGTCCTCTTCGACTGCTACGGGACGCTCATTGATATCCTGACCGATGAGCACGATATCAGGACCTACCGGTGCCTCTCCCGGTGGCTTCTCTACCAGGGGGTCAGGATCGCGCCCGAGTCCTTGCGGGACTGCTACCTCCGGCGGGTACGGGAGGCGGCCGACCGGACCGGGGAGCGCTACCCGGAGGTGCGGGTCGAGGAGGTCTTCGCCGGCATCTGCGCCGAACACGGTATGTGGGAGGCTGATTTCGACCGGCTCGGGGTCGAGGCGGCACGGGCGTTCCGGGCCGCATCTCTCAGGCGGCTCGGGGTTATCGGGAAGAGCCGGCGGCTGCTTGACCTCTTCGGTGCGAAGAAACTCGGCGTCGTCTCGAACGGACAGCGAGTCTTCTCAGAGCGGGAGATGCGGGCGCTTAACCTCTACGACCGGTTTGAGGTTGTCATCTTCTCATCAGACCTCGGTTACAAAAAGCCTGATCCGAGGATATACACGGCTGCCCTCACGCGGATGGGACTTCGCCCCCCCGACGTCCTCTTCATCGGGGACACCTGCGAAGACGACGTCCTTGCGCCCCGGAGACTCGGGATGCAGGCGCTGCATGTACGGGAGGCATGGCAGCGCTACGGCGCCTGA
- a CDS encoding polyprenyl synthetase family protein has translation MMPFREYLEQVRPTVNRRIEEMAGDGEAVDPGVLPLLLKGKRMRAGLLLRVHTALTRMTVPTPRALDLACALEFAHAASLILDDMLDGDVVRRGAPAHHLTRGEGRAVLDAVGILALPYALAAPYGSQYVTMLASAQQSMTRGVAWEVLEQPLLPSVELYDAVITRKTGCLFSLAAAWGAMTAGADENVVTAFANFGLSAGKAMQIADDIADLHVPGDCRPGSEALLLQSISARDDRVGRALASLLDAEIARAAARLRLLAPREQRTFIQAVRDIVGITIAGPRIDKYRPAPNSS, from the coding sequence ATGATGCCGTTTCGCGAGTACCTGGAGCAGGTCAGGCCCACGGTCAACCGGCGGATCGAGGAGATGGCGGGCGATGGGGAGGCAGTCGACCCCGGCGTCCTCCCGCTCCTCCTGAAGGGGAAGCGGATGCGGGCCGGGCTTCTCCTCCGTGTCCACACCGCCCTCACCCGGATGACGGTCCCCACTCCCCGGGCGCTCGACCTTGCCTGTGCCCTCGAGTTCGCTCACGCCGCAAGCCTCATCCTCGACGATATGCTGGACGGCGACGTCGTCCGGCGCGGAGCCCCGGCCCACCACCTCACCCGGGGAGAGGGGCGGGCGGTGCTCGATGCCGTCGGTATCCTCGCCCTCCCCTACGCTCTCGCCGCCCCGTACGGCTCACAGTATGTGACGATGCTCGCGTCGGCCCAGCAGAGCATGACCAGGGGCGTGGCCTGGGAGGTGCTTGAGCAGCCGCTCCTCCCTTCGGTCGAACTCTACGATGCGGTCATCACCAGGAAGACCGGGTGCCTTTTTTCGCTTGCGGCAGCATGGGGCGCCATGACGGCAGGCGCGGACGAGAACGTCGTCACTGCGTTTGCAAACTTTGGTCTCTCTGCCGGGAAGGCGATGCAGATTGCAGACGATATCGCAGATCTGCATGTGCCCGGGGACTGCCGCCCCGGGTCCGAAGCGCTCCTCCTCCAGAGCATCTCCGCGAGAGATGACAGGGTCGGGCGGGCGCTGGCATCGCTGCTTGATGCGGAGATCGCCCGTGCGGCGGCCAGGCTCCGGCTGCTCGCTCCCCGGGAGCAGAGGACCTTCATACAGGCGGTCCGGGATATTGTGGGGATCACGATCGCCGGCCCCCGCATCGATAAATACCGTCCCGCCCCAAACTCTTCCTGA
- a CDS encoding phosphotransferase, with amino-acid sequence MMRQEGVAIEREPVYLEPGDVFRDWLAGVLADRLPEHDGDVRVYRIEPASHVVCRYEFVGTGFSVIGKFFGAPQGANTRYDPDAAMKNEYDRLRRASGWIPVPGALATNSRFHSVLVTGYIPGPTIRELLAAGASLYDPLTGVAHLLRRLHDNTRTSCNREREFAYFHKVLDQNALPAPLRERFNRLLGAWWHSTRISRDEGCMVHGDATPANYLYDSGVWAIDFEGARDCAHPIRDPGILAAELKASVGNTRAEDYIGHLLWHYSRGEAEFRCHTADLPFFMSLGYLRIARLPWRAAERDWLLQEAEACLAAGPG; translated from the coding sequence ATGATGAGGCAGGAGGGGGTGGCGATCGAGAGAGAACCGGTGTATTTAGAGCCGGGTGACGTGTTCAGGGATTGGCTCGCGGGTGTCCTCGCCGACCGGCTGCCGGAGCATGACGGCGACGTCCGGGTCTACCGGATAGAGCCCGCGTCGCACGTCGTCTGCCGCTACGAGTTTGTCGGCACGGGGTTCAGCGTCATCGGCAAATTCTTCGGGGCGCCGCAGGGTGCAAACACCCGCTACGACCCCGATGCGGCGATGAAGAACGAGTACGACCGGCTCAGGCGCGCGTCCGGCTGGATCCCGGTTCCCGGCGCTCTTGCGACGAACAGCCGGTTTCACTCGGTCCTTGTGACCGGGTACATCCCTGGCCCGACCATACGGGAACTCCTCGCGGCGGGGGCATCTCTCTATGACCCCCTGACCGGCGTCGCGCACCTCCTCCGCCGGCTCCACGACAACACACGGACCTCCTGTAACCGGGAGCGTGAGTTTGCCTACTTTCATAAGGTGCTCGACCAGAATGCGCTCCCTGCACCCCTGCGGGAGCGGTTCAACCGCCTGCTCGGGGCGTGGTGGCACAGTACCCGGATCAGCCGGGACGAAGGATGTATGGTCCACGGCGACGCCACGCCCGCAAACTACCTCTATGACAGCGGGGTCTGGGCGATAGACTTCGAAGGCGCCCGGGACTGTGCCCATCCCATCCGCGACCCCGGAATCCTCGCGGCGGAGCTCAAGGCGTCGGTCGGGAACACCAGGGCCGAAGACTACATCGGCCACCTCCTCTGGCACTACAGCCGGGGCGAGGCGGAGTTCCGCTGCCATACCGCCGATCTGCCGTTCTTCATGTCGCTCGGCTACCTCAGGATCGCCCGGCTGCCCTGGCGGGCTGCGGAACGCGACTGGCTGCTCCAGGAGGCGGAGGCATGTCTCGCCGCAGGCCCGGGGTAG
- a CDS encoding GTP-binding protein has product MAEGRLKIVVFGSFNAGKSSFIQALDSGSRNIEATSKEGATTVAFDFGRLQVRDRAVYLFGTPGQERFEFVREILARGMDGAIIVVDATRGVDAMTRHLYDRLKELEVPLAFMANKCDCPGAAPGAISRDLPGETVYPISARNGENVYAALDAFVATLVAG; this is encoded by the coding sequence ATGGCAGAAGGCAGGCTCAAGATCGTCGTTTTCGGTTCGTTCAATGCAGGCAAGTCCAGTTTCATCCAGGCGCTCGACTCCGGGAGCCGCAATATCGAGGCTACCTCGAAAGAGGGCGCCACGACCGTCGCCTTCGATTTCGGCAGACTGCAGGTGAGGGACCGGGCGGTCTACCTCTTCGGGACCCCGGGCCAGGAGCGGTTCGAGTTCGTCAGGGAGATCCTCGCGCGGGGGATGGACGGTGCAATCATCGTTGTGGATGCCACCAGGGGAGTGGATGCGATGACGCGGCACCTCTACGACCGCCTGAAGGAACTCGAGGTGCCGCTTGCGTTCATGGCGAACAAGTGCGACTGCCCGGGCGCCGCTCCCGGGGCTATCAGCCGGGATTTGCCGGGGGAGACGGTGTATCCCATCTCTGCGCGGAACGGCGAGAACGTTTATGCAGCCCTGGATGCCTTCGTCGCCACCCTGGTTGCCGGGTAG
- a CDS encoding zinc ribbon domain-containing protein has product MPHSADTPLPDDWIGVDLNTTGHVAVVAHPASGGVVMLGDLPEHRESGSAGRGGSARKPLDHERANQNQKIAKEIVKMARQLWCGIKLEDLTGAGFAGRKKRGTPLSFSRREGSFYHLQKLIEARAQDAGVRIVYVDPAFTSRCCSRCGEPGIRKGKEFFCPQCGNAVHADVNAAFNIAAAPPGTGAGVS; this is encoded by the coding sequence ATGCCACACTCCGCGGATACTCCGCTGCCCGACGATTGGATCGGCGTTGACCTCAACACCACCGGGCACGTCGCCGTCGTCGCCCACCCGGCGAGCGGCGGGGTGGTGATGCTCGGCGACCTGCCGGAGCACCGGGAGAGCGGGAGCGCCGGGAGGGGCGGGTCTGCCCGGAAACCCCTGGACCACGAACGCGCCAACCAGAATCAGAAGATCGCAAAAGAGATCGTGAAGATGGCCCGGCAGCTCTGGTGCGGCATCAAACTCGAGGACCTCACAGGCGCCGGGTTTGCGGGCCGGAAGAAGCGGGGCACCCCCCTCTCGTTCTCCCGGCGTGAGGGGTCGTTCTACCACCTCCAGAAACTGATCGAGGCCCGGGCGCAGGACGCCGGGGTCCGGATCGTCTACGTGGACCCGGCGTTCACGTCCAGGTGCTGCAGCCGGTGCGGTGAGCCGGGTATCCGCAAGGGCAAGGAGTTTTTCTGCCCGCAGTGCGGGAACGCCGTTCATGCCGACGTGAACGCGGCGTTCAACATAGCAGCAGCACCGCCGGGAACCGGGGCGGGGGTTTCATGA